The Malus sylvestris chromosome 3, drMalSylv7.2, whole genome shotgun sequence genomic sequence aatgaacaatactaagaatatttcgttaaaactctacATGAAAATCGAAAAGAGAGGAGCGTGGGAAACAATCCCCCAAGTACGCGTGACGGTGAATGTATTAGGGAGGTGATTGTGATGTGATCACATGTGTGTTTCAATCATCTTCTCCAATCCCATCACACAGAGCAAAGCACACAACACAAGAGTCTCTCTGCAGTCTGAAGTCTGCAGTCAGGGCTCTGAAGTCaatgcctctctctctctctctaaaatcatCTCCCATTAATATTAACACACAcactcactctcactcttgtcCTTGATATGATGATAAGTTTCCCATTGGTGGCACACACATGCTCACGCTCCTCAAATTCCCAATCCAACCAATCGCCTCCCTCCTCCATCCCAACCTCACTCCAAACACCTAGAaagaaaaatcaaccaaaacaaaaagaaaatcaacCACCTAGAGAGGAAAAAGGGGCATCTTTAGTCCAACTACtcagaaaagaaataaagaaagacGTAAGTTAAAGTCAATTGacctgtattttttttttatattttagttcaaaatttttaataaaataaattttatggAATAATAATTTATTGTAAAAATAGTGAAAGAGGTGAAAGTCCCACCATGATTCAACCATAATTGAATATTAACATTCTTgttgaatttgaaattttacaCTTATAAGTAAATAAGAACAGTAATATAGTATTAAAACCTCTCAAAAGAGATTTTTGAGagagtttaatttatttataaatccataaattttatggagtttaatttatttttagaaaatctatttaaaattttgagtgaattctctcaaattctctGGGGAATGAGTGAGATTTGagaatgcttaaaatacactacaaaatatCTTACATTCCCTCGAATTCCCcaatttttaaaaatactttaaaatcaaattttaggggatgtattcaattggaattttgagggattttaattcttttattgAATCTAGGGGCATTCAATTAGGATTGTAACTGATTCTTTGAAattcaaggtgtattcaatcaaaattttaagttagtttattaaaatccttataaATCTGGAGGTATTCACTTATGAttttaaataagtttataacattctaggtgtatttaattagaaattgattttaaagaatttgtaATATTTGACGAATTAGagagaattggagagatttcatAGTGAATtttaaacatccacaaatctcacatcttcccatgagatttcaagggaattgaatcaaaattttatatggaatctctacaaatcaattaaactccataaaaatccatagctttataaattcattaaagtatctcaaattctcaattgaatacacctgcaTACATCTGAGATGTtacaaaatcctaattgaatacttCCCGACTttcaaaaaatcatttaaaattttgattaaatacTCATGAATTTGAACAAGGaaataaaatatctcaaaacatttccatcaaacaataaaagaagaaaaagagagagaaagaaagagagagaaaatgacaATACTCAACcataagaaaacaaaacatagcAAATAAGCAACAATCCTTTATgtctttccattttcttttctttttcccatttcaaagccaaaaccaaaaaccaaaagcctTGTTTTTCACTCTTCCAGGTCTTCTTCCAAGTTGCAACCAAACCCCATCTTAAAGCAAGCTCTCTCTATTTTTCTTGAGTCGCAGAGCGGTTTTTGGTGGCCGTGGCGGTGACAAAACACCCACCAATTCCAAATGGAATACACCACAAGCTCAAGGCCTCAAGAAATCAGAGAGAAGCCGTATTCGTATTCCCCCATAAACTCACCGAGGAGCAACAACAATGGCACGACCACCAACGCCAACAGCAGCgtctgcagcagcagcagcccgGCGGTGGGGACTCAAATCCCGACAACCCCGAAAGTCTCAACTCCCAGATCTGACTCCAATCCCTACCCGACAACCTTTGTCCAAGCTGACTCCTCGAACTTCAAACATGTTGTCCAAATGCTCACCGGCTCCTCGGAAACTGTCACTCACCAGTCCTCCCCCAAACCCACAGCCGCCGCCCACCACAacagccaccaccaccaccaccaccaccaagatCCAACAATTTTGCCACCCTCCAATAAAAACTTCAACATCCCACCAATCAAAACCGCCCCACCGAAAAAGCAGGGCTTCAAGCTCTACGAGCGGCGGAGCACCAATCTCAAAAACACCCTCATGATCAACACCCTCATCCCCAACTTCCAATCGGCTTCTGGGTTTTCTCCACGTCATCAGGAGATTCTCTCACCGAGCCTACTCGAATTCCCGTCACTCACCCTCAGCCCGGTGACGCCGTTGAACGACCAGTTCGACAAGTCGGCGTCGTCGCCGTCACTGGGAAATTCTTCGTCGGAGGAGGACAGGGCGATTGCGGAGAAAGGATTTTACTTGCACCCGTCGCCGAGGGCTACGACGACTCCGAGAGACCCGGAGCCGCGGCTTCTGCCTCTGTTTCCGGTCACTTCGCCAAGAGTTTCTGGGTCGTCTTCTTGATCAAATGacgagtagagagagagagagagagatgtgtagtAAGTAATATTTACTGTGAGTGGGTTTTGATTAAAATGATCATCAGGAGAAGTGAAGATTAATgggttttggatgatttttcaaTGACAGGTACAGATCTTTGTTTTAATTGTACAATTTCATATCTCTTCCATAAAAATGCTAAAAGGCTTAGCTTTCAACTTCCTCCTCcaacttcttttcttcttctttatattttgttttgcaacttttatggcttttttttttttttttaatttctattgAACCAAACTAAGGAAGATCGAAAATAAATTTTCTATTGAAATCTGAGTGAGCATATATGAATGGGaatatgaattttaattttaccaCTTCATTAGTTTAGCATTTCATTCAATTGCAAAAtgcattttcttttgttcttctcagcatgtgtgtgtggtAGGAGAGGACTTTTCAAAAGATGAGGGTGTGGCTGTTGGAGTGGACAATCAACAATAAgaagtttcagtttttttttcttttacaattACACTAAGCTCATTTAAACTACGATAAAGATATTCAAATTTAAATACAAAAAGTGTAGCACACTACTCTTACTAACTCGGTTAAAACTTAAGTCTGCAATAAaagaaattattattaaattttatttatttttgtttttcgtcCCATGTTAAGTTTTACTCATAAATTAACCAGAGTCAAGGATATGTAATTTgaaatttataatttaattagtaCATTTTTAGAGTAGATTCAACTTGTTGAAGGGTTCTTCTAgggtcccccccccccccccctccatTGACGAGTGAGGAGGACCACATTTCCCGTTTAATCTAAGGCCATACATATGTGAAACTTCCACCTAATCATATATGATCATGTTGTTCGTGACTTGTGAGCTGTTGAAATTGTTGAGCTAGCTAATGCATTATTAGTAGTGATTTCGAACATTCTccacttctttctctctctctctttttatttttattttacgtATTCgatttaaaaaccaaaaataaaagaaaaagtgcAGGAAGAGAAAATAAGATGCGAAAATGACTTTTCTAGTATATTTACGGTACTCGTATGTTTTGCAACTCACAAAACAATTCAATGTAGTATGATGTTCTGATAGAATGGACAATCATCTGGAATTCAAGCTAGGTCATTtagttctttctttttttttttatgtttttgtgaatcatttttcttaatttttttatttgtgaaaaatcactaaaataAACCAAACAACAGTCAATAAAATGTATTTATCAACAATTATCTGGAATTCAAGccagataatatcgtttttctTTTCCTTAAGGAGGGACTTTTGGGGAGAGGGAAAACATGATTTAAACCCAAAATATtgacttttatttttgttgaagaaATAGTACAAAGTTGTCAGAAGCCATTTATATTCGGTGTATTATACGACGTTTAGTTGTCTACGCATGCTGCGACTACTAAGCCTTGACATTTCTTATAATCACAATGCATCAATTACTCAAAGTCACTGTAAGGATTGAGCGCACAAGTCCTTTTTGTATTAATGGAGGCTTAGTATGCTTCGTGCTGCACAAATCCTCGAATTACATGAGTTTATTtgtttgagtaaattgtagttataGTCCCTtgattttaactcaattggagcactgatccctcaactaaaaatacattatcattggtccctcaacttatcaaaacgtgcatctATGGtctcttaactaaaaattcattatcattggtccctcaactttaattcgaCTGAAGAAattgtcccttaactttaacccaattgtagcaatggtccttccaacataactcgttttgataaaaaatttgacgtagttgacgaaaatgaccataattacacactttgatgagttgagggatcctaattatataaatggttattccaacataacttattttgacaaaattttgatgaaattgatgaaaatgactatagctataCATTTTgaaaagttgagggaccaatgttaatggatttttagttgagggaccattgctccaatttgattaaagttgagggatcattgctacaatttactctatttATTTTGCTTTGTACAAATAGCTCAAAATATAGGCAACACTCAATTGCACTCATTTGTCTGAAATAACCGATGAAGGGTTTCTTTCGTGGTAGCACTCACATATGCAGAACATAGCTTTcgttagaaaaaaataaaaaaataaacttacATGCAACGAGGATATATTGGTCTGTCACAACCACTAATATTTCATTATGTAATACGCGAGATGAGTGATAGTGAGAGTAAACTGCTATATGAGCATATATCTCAATAGATAGCCGATTTTTACACAACATATTTAGATTTTAACacctttctttatttttatctttcagACTGAATAAATCAAACGTAAACAATGAACATGATTAAATATGGGTGTATAGAAGAAGAAGGGGCGTGTATTTGTCATTTCTGCTCCCAATAACCTCGTCGTGGAGAAGTTTCCCCCCAACTTTCATTTCACTTTACATGAAAGGAAAAGTATTGGGATTGTTATCGTTAGAGGCTTTTTCCGTTTATGTACAAGTTTACCATATGCTGAAATAATATGCAGTATATACAAATAAGGAAATAAGCTTAGGGTAGGACAATCAGACATTCTTTCTCTGTATGTTTATCTTTCCCAAATATATGAGTTTGTAATGTTTGTGATGTCGACTCATTTGACTTGGAAGAATAACAACTTTCTTAACGTGTGGACGCAAGAAAAGAAACCAGAAAGTGGGGCTTTCTGTTACTCTTATGACACTTGAGAACGAAAGGAGGAAGAAAGCAAAAAATTAAAGTACAATTTGAATTAGCAAGTTAAAGCTGCAGAGAAAATGTCAaagactttttcttttttccttttttaacaCTCAATTTCTGTCATTGTGTGTGCGGCATGCCCAAGAAGTCGGTGCATTGAACTGAAAAACCCGCCAaagttctttgtttttgtttattttttgcaatttgatGATGCATGAAGATTTTATCTTTTATCTACCCGTTTTAGATTGACAAGCATTCTTGCTTTTGTTGGATTGTTGAACCAGTTTTGGATTTTAATGGAAATTGGATATCTTGATATTTATCAAAGAAAAACTTAGGTGGCTAATACAAATTTGGGAAACATGCCAGCCTcagggaaaaaaaaaggctcAGTTACATATTGCAGCATCTAATTGTTTGGTCTGATATGTTTTAAAAGGATAATGTTAGGCAAATCAAATTTTTGCACTATTGTGGCACCAATCAAATTTGTACTTTAATTCAAATTAGAATTTAATTTATGATTGTAATGGATATTTATATAGTGTAGAATGTGCCACATCATTTGGTGCACAAATTTGATGCCTGAACTTGATGTATGTAGCACCACCCGttttaaaattgaacaaaaaaatcCTGACATTAAAAATTGTTACATCCTTGACCCCTTCGTCCGTTTGACTATCAGGTTAAGTACTAGTTTTTGAGGTGACTTTTTTTGAGAGGTTTTTGGCGTGGCATTTGGTTGTGTCATTTCTACTTATATGGACAACAGATTGATGCAACATAAGCGTTTCTTCTTTATAAAAACTTCTTATTTGTGACCTTATGATTTTTAACCTCGCGTTCGTGTCATGAGAAAAATTGGTCCAAAAACAACGATGGACCTATTTTTAGGTGACCAAAGAGGGTGAAGACACCCTAGACTAAACTACGTCATTAATATGAATAGAGAGGCCATTAGGAGCTCCTACAAGATTATCCGTTAAATATTGCCAAAGCCATTGGGGAGGAAGCTCAAAAACCTAAAGACCGAAGTTCAAATTGAAACTCCAATTGGCTAGTTGATCTGCAAAACCATTCAATTCCCTGAAAATATGTTTTAGCTCACATTGCACAATTTGTCTCATCATATCCCTGCAACTCTTCAAAAGCGTAGTGAGAGGATGAAAGTATCTTGCATAGATTGGTTCATCAGTAACACAGCAGGAGCAAAGTCCATTTCGATGATTAATTTAgacataactttttcaatagcAAGCTAGAGCCTGAAGCACAAACCCCAAACTTCAGATTCGATAATCTGCCATTCCTCTAAATTAATAGAGAAACCTCACATCCAATCACCGTTGTGGTCACGGAAGAATTCCTTCAACACCAATCTTGCTCAAATAACAGGAGGCTCTCACTTCAGCATAACATGCATCCTATGAGgtggtttttcaaattttagaagAGATTCCATCCATCATAGGCACTTCCAACAATAACCATTTTCGGATCAGTAGGGAGGGAAAATCTACTTAAAAATTTTGGTGGTTCCTCCATTTCCAGGTATACCAACatgcaaaaacaaacaaacaattccATGCTACCACATTGCCTTAGACGTCACATTAGTTATCATCCAAGCTTTCAAATCTAAGTTAAAAGTATTGTGCATTTGAGATGGATCACTCAAAATTTCCCAAATGCATTGAGCTCTACTACATTCCTTTAGAATATAGAAAATGTCTCCAATGGCCAAGAACAAAGTTTGTAAGAGGAATGGGTAGTTAGATTTCTTTTAGTTCTTTGCTCATTAGTAAGCAGCTTGCCTTGACTAATGAGCCAAAGGAAAAACTTAAGTTTGGAAGGGATTTTGACAGTCCAACTCCcaaaccaataaaaaaacaagCCTTCTTTCACAACCATCATGAAAGAAAGTAGAGACTGAGAAATCCTCCTTAGGAAAGTTATTGGAATCAATATAATTAATCAAAGGAGCATGCAACATCCAATGGTCTTTTCAAATTCTCCATTTCATATGTTTGCACAACAAATCAGTTCCATACAGAATTCCTTTTCAAGTGTAAGAGTAGTCAGACTTCTCATGTAG encodes the following:
- the LOC126615692 gene encoding VQ motif-containing protein 4-like, producing MEYTTSSRPQEIREKPYSYSPINSPRSNNNGTTTNANSSVCSSSSPAVGTQIPTTPKVSTPRSDSNPYPTTFVQADSSNFKHVVQMLTGSSETVTHQSSPKPTAAAHHNSHHHHHHHQDPTILPPSNKNFNIPPIKTAPPKKQGFKLYERRSTNLKNTLMINTLIPNFQSASGFSPRHQEILSPSLLEFPSLTLSPVTPLNDQFDKSASSPSLGNSSSEEDRAIAEKGFYLHPSPRATTTPRDPEPRLLPLFPVTSPRVSGSSS